Proteins from one Mytilus galloprovincialis chromosome 11, xbMytGall1.hap1.1, whole genome shotgun sequence genomic window:
- the LOC143051428 gene encoding uncharacterized protein LOC143051428: MASRIKGRFVKDTEKSRRRKASDRLSQLNSTTTSCNSLLVDTTIPEVWSPGERRVFEPAELQQRLMDGCEFCGEELRFTRVVSETVCAMGSIIYITCDCGMLNKINSGKVHHEKGKQRTRPIFDINTKIAIAMYDTGLGPHQVNRFFTNINLPGISQTSLKKREREVFEPIKQVAKRSLDDSLEEEKKASERLSVSNSGDNVPVSVKYDMGWQKRGSGRKYNSKSGVGSMIGHLTGKLIDLDLRSTDCRICSYWEGKGKEQPKHNCTRNWYGTSKAMEPDVGLSLVQNIEEKGCTVANVIMDDDTTTIARIRSQIDHEVDKWSDMGHTRVQLGNKLYKIKEKYKKDFTADDIAHLQKCFMYAIQSHKNDPKSIAENISAIIPHSFNCHNQCNESWCKYLQNPDKYRPTIKLNNQNLKVELESVFMKYVEEKNVNKLAPCGSTKDNESFNNMVAHKAPKNKHFCASESLESRVMCAAAQKNLNFDYITQINEECGLSPGKHTTKTSQNLTRKRKLQNTLKGTTEFKRKKILKLNVQRQKQVVGEVREGVTYQTAVDILPTSAADITMISAPITIPILNSINVDDGAYARVFFDLETSSLTMDCDILQISAIYNDNLFNQYVTPTKSINKYASEVTGLTVSHNFLCYNGHRVDSCLPQQALQNFIFWLHNIPSHKLILFGHNCRRFDMPRLVNTLQQYHLAASFSEKVSGFTDTLPLFRAKFPDLKSHKQEQLAHTILKSTYNAHNASDDVKILQKLINASDASHDEVIAHSFCTESCIELCKHSKLSAIRYTSLKQLLQDKIVSSVILKRIADSGLDFNQLCLAYNRDPEMGIQSVLSEKRHDGQVRVTAHKCTAKKIRDCIANLMDRN, encoded by the exons ATGGCGTCCCGCATCAAAGGACGTTTTGTTAAGGATACCGAAAAATCGCGTCGCCGAAAAGCAAGTGATAGATTAAGCCAGCTTAATTCAACCACAACATCATGTAACAGTTTGCTGGTAGATACAACAATTCCGGAAGTGTGGAGTCCTGGAGAGAGGAGAGTTTTTGAACCAGCAGAACTCCAACAAAGATTGATGGACGGTTGCGAATTTTGCGGTGAAGAACTTAGATTCACTAGAGTTGTCTCAGAAACAGTATGTGCCATGGGATCTATAATTTATATAACTTGTGATTGTGGAATGCTTAACAAAATCAATTCAGGGAAAGTTCATCATGAAAAAGGAAAACAGAGAACAAGACCAATATTTGACATCAATACAAAGATTGCTATAG CTATGTATGATACTGGACTTGGTCCACATCAGGTCAACAGATTTTTCACCAACATCAATTTACCCGGAATTTCccaaacatcattgaaaaagaGAGAACGGGAGGTGTTTGAACCGATTAAGCAAGTTGCAAAGAGGTCTTTGGATGACTCGTTGGAAGAAGAAAAGAAGGCATCAGAACGATTGAG tgtttCAAATAGTGGGGATAATGTACCAGTGTCAGTTAAATACGACATGGGATGGCAGAAGAGGGGGAGTGGACGAAAATACAACTCAAAATCAGGAGTCGGAAGTATGATTGGTCATTTAACCGGGAAATTAATTGATTTGGACTTAAGGTCGACAGACTGTAGAATTTGCTCTTATTGGGAAGGCAAGGGAAAAGAACAACCTAAGCACAACTGTACTCGAAATTGGTACGGCACCTCTAAAGCCATGGAACCAGATGTTGGGCTAAGTTTAGTACAGAATATTGAAGAGAAAGGCTGTACAGTAGCAAACGTAATTATGGACGACGATACGACAACCATAGCTAGAATACGAAGCCAAATAGACCACGAAGTGGACAAATGGAGTGATATGGGCCATACTCGAGTGCAACTAGGaaataaattatacaaaataaaggaaaaatacaaaaaagacttTACTGCCGATGATATCGCTCATCTTCAAAAATGTTTCATGTATGCGATACAATCTCACAAGAATGACCCCAAATCCATAGCAGAAAACATTTCAGCAATAATTCCCCATAGTTTTAACTGTCATAATCAATGCAATGAAAGCTGGTGTAAATATCTTCAAAATCCAGACAAGTACAGACCTACGATTAAGTTAAACAATCAAAACTTAAAAGTTGAACTGGAATCTGTTTTCATGAAATATGTTgaggaaaaaaatgtaaacaaattggCACCATGTGGATCAACCAAAGATAACGAATCCTTTAACAACATGGTAGCACATAAAGCGCCGAAAAACAAACATTTCTGTGCATCAGAAAGCCTAGAAAGTAGAGTTATGTGTGCAGCAGCCCAgaaaaatcttaattttgattataTTACGCAAATAAACGAGGAGTGTGGTTTGTCACCCGGTAAACACACAACAAAAACTTCACAAAATTTGACGAGAAAGAGAAAACTTCAAAATACATTGAAGGGAACAACAGAATTTAAAAGAAAGAAGATCCTAAAATTGAATGTTCAAAGGCAGAAGCAGGTTGTTGGAGAAGTTCGTGAAGGAGTGACTTACCAAACTGCAGTTGATATACTACCAACTTCTGCAGCTGACATTACAATGATATCAGCTCCAATTACTATCCCAATTCTAAACAGCATCAACGTTGATGATGGAGCATATGCTAGAGTCTTCTTTGACTTAGAGACCAGCTCATTGACTATGGACTGTGATATCTTACAAATTTCTgctatttacaatgacaatttgtttaaccaatatgtAACTCCAACtaaatctataaataaatatgcatCAGAAGTCACCGGTTTAACTGTTTCTCACAACTTTTTATGTTACAACGGGCACAGAGTCGATTCATGTCTACCACAACAAGCTCTCCAAAACTTCATCTTCTGGTTACACAATATTCCGTCTCATAAATTAATCTTATTTGGACATAACTGCAGGCGATTTGACATGCCAAGACTAGTGAATACTTTACAGCAATACCATCTTGCAGCTTCATTTTCTGAAAAGGTCTCTGGTTTCACAGATACTCTGCCTTTGTTCCGCGCAAAGTTTCCAGATTTAAAGAGTCACAAACAAGAGCAACTAGCACATACTATTCTCAAGAGCACTTACAATGCCCATAATGCTTCAGatgatgtgaaaatattacaaaaacttATAAATGCTTCTGACGCGTCACATGACGAAGTTATTGCCCATTCATTTTGTACTGAATCATGTATAGAACTTTGCAAGCACTCTAAGTTGTCAGCTATTCGATATACATCTTTAAAGCAATTgcttcaagacaaaattgtgtcaTCAGTAATATTGAAGAGAATTGCCGACAGTGGTTTAGACTTCAACCAACTATGCCTAGCGTACAACCGAGACCCTGAAATGGGTATACAAAGTGTACTGTCTGAGAAAAGACATGACGGACAAGTCAGGGTAACAGCACACAAGTGTACCGCGAAGAAAATAAGAGATTGTATTGCAAATTTAATGGATAGAAATTAG